Proteins from a genomic interval of Providencia stuartii:
- the emrD gene encoding multidrug efflux MFS transporter EmrD, giving the protein MRKLENFNLLILLIALAAVGQMTQTVYVPVIADIAVYFGQPSGSVQRVMAAYLFTYGFSQLIYGPLSDRIGRRPVILVGMVIFLLSTLLAIFAPTLDILVLASGLQGLGTGVAGVMVRTMPRDLYKGTSLRYANSLLNMGVLVSPLVAPMFGGLLAHFWGWHACYIFLFVLGATVLLSMYRWLPETRPVSPEKHKMLTSYRQLLSTGSFVSYLIMLIGALAGIAVFEASSGVLMGGVLGLNSITVSILFIIPIPAAFFGAWYAGRDGKSFYQLMWQSVICCLIAGLMMWIPGWFGTMNIWTLLVPASVFFFGAGMLFPLATTGAMEPFPYLAGAAGALVGGMQNVGSGIATWVSALLPQNGQFSLGLLMFLMSVLVLLCWLPLAHRMDRTEHTV; this is encoded by the coding sequence ATGAGAAAACTGGAAAATTTTAATTTACTGATCTTGCTGATTGCTTTAGCGGCAGTGGGGCAGATGACGCAGACGGTTTATGTACCTGTCATTGCGGATATTGCCGTGTATTTTGGACAACCGTCCGGCTCTGTGCAACGTGTCATGGCGGCCTATCTCTTTACTTATGGCTTTTCTCAGCTGATCTATGGGCCGTTGTCAGACCGAATTGGTCGCCGTCCCGTGATTTTAGTGGGAATGGTGATCTTTTTACTCTCAACGTTACTGGCTATTTTTGCGCCTACACTGGATATTTTAGTGCTCGCGAGTGGTTTGCAAGGTCTGGGAACTGGCGTCGCCGGTGTTATGGTTCGTACCATGCCACGCGATCTTTATAAAGGCACTTCATTACGCTATGCGAATAGCTTATTAAATATGGGTGTATTAGTGAGTCCTTTAGTGGCACCGATGTTTGGGGGCTTATTAGCCCACTTCTGGGGCTGGCATGCGTGTTATATTTTCTTGTTTGTATTAGGCGCCACTGTACTGTTAAGCATGTATCGCTGGTTGCCTGAAACAAGACCTGTTTCACCAGAAAAACACAAAATGCTCACTTCATACCGTCAATTATTATCAACAGGTTCTTTTGTGTCTTATTTAATCATGTTGATTGGCGCATTAGCGGGTATTGCTGTTTTCGAGGCGAGTAGCGGAGTGTTGATGGGCGGCGTACTGGGTCTTAACAGTATTACTGTCAGTATTTTATTCATTATTCCTATTCCAGCGGCGTTCTTTGGGGCTTGGTATGCAGGGCGTGATGGTAAAAGTTTTTATCAGTTAATGTGGCAATCGGTCATTTGCTGTCTGATAGCTGGCTTAATGATGTGGATCCCTGGTTGGTTTGGCACAATGAATATCTGGACTTTACTGGTACCGGCTTCTGTCTTTTTCTTTGGTGCGGGTATGTTATTCCCGCTTGCTACAACGGGGGCCATGGAACCTTTTCCCTATTTAGCGGGGGCGGCGGGCGCCTTAGTCGGCGGTATGCAAAATGTGGGATCCGGCATAGCAACTTGGGTGTCCGCGTTATTACCCCAAAATGGGCAGTTTAGTTTAGGGTTATTAATGTTCTTGATGTCAGTACTTGTTTTATTGTGTTGGCTGCCATTAGCACATCGCATGGATAGGACTGAACATACAGTATAA
- the fpr gene encoding ferredoxin--NADP(+) reductase, protein MANWVNGTVIEAKFWTESLFSLVINAPIKPFIAGQFAKLALEIEGERVQRAYSYVNAPSDDRLEFYFVVVPNGKLSPKLAQLRVGDTLQVTDEASGFFILDEIPDCQHLWMLSTGTAIGPFLSILQEGKDLERFEKIILLHAVRYQKDLSYLPLMKQLAERYPEKLHLVTVVSREQCEGALYGRVPALIENQMLENVTGVSLDAASSHVMLCGNPEMVKDTREVLIKTRDMRKHLRRKPGHISSEQYW, encoded by the coding sequence ATGGCCAATTGGGTTAACGGAACTGTTATTGAAGCAAAATTTTGGACCGAGTCACTCTTTAGCTTAGTCATCAATGCCCCCATTAAACCTTTTATCGCTGGTCAATTTGCAAAACTTGCCTTGGAAATCGAGGGAGAACGTGTACAACGCGCCTACTCTTACGTCAATGCTCCCAGCGATGATCGACTTGAATTCTACTTTGTCGTCGTCCCTAACGGGAAATTAAGCCCTAAACTTGCCCAATTGCGTGTAGGAGATACACTGCAAGTCACTGATGAGGCGTCTGGTTTCTTTATTTTGGATGAGATCCCTGACTGCCAGCATCTTTGGATGCTCTCAACGGGCACGGCAATAGGCCCTTTTCTCTCTATCTTACAAGAAGGTAAGGATCTTGAGCGTTTTGAAAAAATTATCCTTTTACATGCCGTCCGCTATCAAAAAGACCTAAGTTATCTTCCTTTAATGAAACAGCTAGCCGAGCGCTACCCAGAAAAGCTCCATTTGGTGACCGTTGTCAGCCGCGAGCAGTGTGAAGGCGCTTTATATGGGCGAGTGCCTGCATTAATTGAAAACCAGATGCTCGAAAACGTTACAGGAGTTTCCCTTGATGCTGCTAGCAGCCACGTAATGCTATGTGGTAACCCTGAAATGGTTAAAGACACACGAGAGGTACTGATAAAAACCCGTGATATGCGCAAACATTTACGCCGTAAACCGGGTCATATCAGCAGTGAGCAATATTGGTAG